The following coding sequences are from one Photobacterium angustum window:
- a CDS encoding Lpp/OprI family alanine-zipper lipoprotein, which yields MKRTVTILAGLLLSASLVGCSSTDADQMQTLTNKVDTLAEQVSALQGQQDQIVSAVNDSRAASDAAYQEAMRANKRIDNIAGSYTK from the coding sequence ATGAAACGTACTGTAACTATCTTAGCTGGTCTTCTACTATCTGCATCTCTAGTAGGTTGTTCAAGCACTGACGCAGACCAAATGCAAACTCTTACTAACAAAGTAGACACTTTAGCTGAGCAAGTAAGTGCACTACAAGGTCAACAAGACCAAATCGTTAGCGCTGTAAACGACTCTCGTGCAGCATCAGACGCAGCTTACCAAGAAGCTATGCGTGCTAACAAGCGTATCGACAACATTGCTGGTTCTTACACTAAGTAA
- a CDS encoding SCO family protein, with the protein MKYQWVILAIALIAGLTTSYILDSRDPSLAIEPHYPLNILESGNKAIDLYNPEDPRIRLVYFGYTQCPDVCPTSLAVMSAALKQIPAEQLQNIWPIFITLDPERDTAIKTANYAKHFHSSISGMAGTKKQTKELAEKYGVLYIRTDLKDSALEYAIDHNSYFYFLLPNGELLSKVPHLLSPAPLISVIPDIIKSVPNAS; encoded by the coding sequence ATGAAATACCAATGGGTTATTCTAGCCATCGCATTAATCGCAGGACTAACAACAAGCTATATACTTGATAGCCGCGACCCATCACTCGCTATAGAGCCTCATTACCCTCTTAATATTCTAGAGTCAGGCAATAAAGCCATTGACCTCTATAATCCCGAAGATCCTAGAATACGTTTAGTTTATTTTGGCTACACACAATGCCCAGATGTATGTCCAACATCATTAGCAGTTATGTCTGCAGCCTTGAAACAAATTCCTGCGGAGCAACTCCAAAACATCTGGCCAATATTTATAACTTTAGATCCAGAACGCGATACTGCAATAAAAACGGCTAACTATGCAAAACACTTCCATTCATCCATTTCAGGTATGGCAGGAACCAAAAAACAAACAAAAGAGTTAGCGGAGAAATACGGTGTACTTTACATACGGACAGATTTAAAAGATTCAGCGCTTGAATATGCGATTGATCACAATTCCTATTTTTACTTCTTATTACCTAATGGTGAACTTCTTAGTAAAGTGCCGCACCTTCTCAGCCCTGCACCACTTATTTCAGTCATTCCTGATATCATTAAAAGTGTACCCAATGCATCATAA
- the nagA gene encoding N-acetylglucosamine-6-phosphate deacetylase yields MIAIINVNVFDGQTTLNNQAIFVKDDVIQRIIPMADVNQSELPETVVDGKGSLASAGFIDLQINGCGGVLLNTAISSKTLEIMNETNLKSGTTQFLPTFITSDGASLVEVLEMVEATEQPEQQGILGLHIEGPFISVEKKGAHREEFIRELDEKTAHYLADNADKICVLTVAPENTSQKVIDIVREAGITVSLGHTNATYDQVNEKSGLEMATHLYNAMTPLGSREPGVVGYIFDKKPHAGIIVDGIHASYPSVRIAHDIMGEQLFMVTDAVAPAGTDMTEFDMAGLKAYVKDGKCFYADGTIAGAAVTMIQGLNNLINHVGLSREEALRMATLYPAKAIKIENEYGKLKEGYKANITLLSDDNQVKHVFQMGKHVF; encoded by the coding sequence ATGATCGCAATTATCAACGTTAATGTATTTGATGGACAAACGACTCTTAACAATCAAGCTATTTTTGTTAAAGATGATGTTATTCAACGTATCATTCCAATGGCTGACGTAAACCAATCAGAACTTCCTGAAACAGTGGTTGATGGTAAAGGCTCCTTAGCATCTGCTGGCTTTATTGATCTTCAGATTAATGGCTGTGGTGGCGTACTACTTAATACTGCAATAAGTAGTAAAACACTTGAGATCATGAACGAGACCAACTTAAAAAGTGGTACAACTCAGTTCTTACCAACTTTTATTACAAGTGACGGTGCTTCATTAGTTGAAGTACTTGAAATGGTTGAAGCTACAGAGCAGCCTGAACAACAAGGTATTTTAGGTCTTCACATTGAAGGTCCTTTTATCAGCGTAGAGAAAAAAGGCGCACACCGTGAAGAATTCATTCGTGAGCTTGACGAAAAAACAGCCCACTACCTTGCTGATAACGCAGATAAAATTTGTGTTTTAACCGTTGCTCCTGAAAATACGTCACAAAAAGTAATCGATATTGTTCGTGAAGCAGGCATTACCGTGTCTCTTGGCCACACTAACGCTACTTACGATCAAGTAAATGAGAAATCAGGCCTAGAAATGGCAACTCACCTATATAACGCGATGACACCACTTGGTTCTCGTGAACCTGGCGTTGTTGGCTACATTTTCGATAAAAAGCCACATGCCGGTATTATCGTTGATGGTATTCACGCTTCATACCCTTCTGTTCGAATTGCACATGATATCATGGGTGAACAACTATTCATGGTAACTGATGCTGTTGCACCTGCTGGTACAGACATGACTGAGTTCGATATGGCAGGTCTTAAAGCTTACGTTAAAGATGGTAAGTGTTTCTACGCTGATGGTACTATTGCTGGTGCTGCAGTTACGATGATTCAAGGCTTAAACAACTTGATTAATCACGTTGGCCTATCTCGTGAAGAAGCATTACGTATGGCTACACTATACCCAGCAAAAGCAATTAAGATCGAAAACGAGTACGGTAAGTTAAAAGAAGGCTACAAAGCAAACATTACGTTGCTTTCTGACGACAACCAAGTTAAGCACGTATTCCAAATGGGTAAACACGTTTTCTAA
- a CDS encoding DUF368 domain-containing protein — MTKLFTFLKGMAMGAADVVPGVSGGTIAFITGIYDTLLESIRRINPSLIGIIRKEGLKGAFEHINGTFLICLFAGILTSIFTFAKLITWMLETHPIPLWSFFFGLIIVSVIHMFKQVERWSINRFVTIVIGAVFAYGITVLHPVAMEPTPINVLIAGAIAICAMILPGISGSFILLLLGMYAPILAAAKSIDVVTLGLFAIGCVAGLLTFSHFLSWVLRNYRDIALTFLTGLMIGTLSKIWPWKEVVSWRVNSHGEQVPLLEHNLSPFNFEQVTGQPALIGYAICAMVLGILVVWGLEKFAATEQK, encoded by the coding sequence ATGACTAAACTTTTCACCTTTCTAAAAGGCATGGCTATGGGGGCTGCAGATGTTGTCCCTGGGGTTTCTGGTGGCACTATCGCCTTTATCACAGGTATTTACGACACCTTACTTGAGAGCATCCGTCGTATTAACCCGTCGCTTATTGGCATCATTCGCAAAGAAGGGCTTAAAGGCGCATTTGAACATATCAATGGAACATTTCTGATCTGTTTATTTGCCGGTATTCTAACCAGTATTTTTACCTTCGCTAAACTCATTACTTGGATGCTAGAAACCCATCCTATTCCATTATGGTCATTTTTCTTTGGTTTGATCATCGTCTCTGTCATTCATATGTTCAAACAAGTGGAAAGATGGTCTATTAATCGATTTGTTACCATTGTGATTGGTGCTGTTTTTGCTTACGGGATTACTGTCCTTCATCCTGTCGCAATGGAGCCAACACCTATCAACGTACTTATTGCTGGTGCTATTGCAATTTGTGCCATGATTTTACCTGGAATATCTGGAAGCTTTATTTTACTTCTTCTAGGTATGTATGCACCGATTCTTGCCGCTGCTAAATCTATTGATGTTGTTACGCTTGGTCTTTTCGCAATAGGTTGTGTTGCTGGGCTATTAACGTTTTCGCACTTCCTATCATGGGTTCTTCGTAACTACCGTGATATTGCGCTAACATTCTTAACGGGTTTAATGATCGGTACGTTAAGTAAGATCTGGCCTTGGAAAGAAGTGGTGAGTTGGCGTGTAAATTCACATGGTGAACAAGTACCATTACTTGAACATAACTTATCACCATTTAACTTCGAGCAAGTTACTGGACAACCCGCACTGATCGGATACGCTATTTGTGCAATGGTTCTAGGTATTCTGGTTGTTTGGGGATTAGAAAAATTTGCAGCAACTGAGCAAAAATAA
- a CDS encoding MDR family MFS transporter, with protein MTPPKTIFGSVALVIALGSLEKSIVTTPLPMIGQELHAGELLTWVVTAYLLASTAVLPLYGKLSDIFGRVRMLNISITLFVLGAIACGLSQDINTLIASRVLQGIGGGGLIALAFTVIADSIPAKEVGKYQGYISAVYAVSSIAGPLLGGFFTEHLTWRWVFWINIPLGILAVWLINKNLNHLSVCRKSRFDWCGALLLMVATTLLLLIISPEANLSKSILVALFLFVIGMLIVVERAVSDPILPRKLFQLSGYITSVFLILCSQLLMFAMLVYLPLQMQWQQGMTASKSGMIMVIFMFSITTGAYFAGKYIAKTGFYKRVVVIGFVLTTCALAQLYFSFHVHISLAFAGLGLGFTLPALSVVVQHILPPQDRGIGMSMFSFGRELGGAIGVAVCSAIFHSQVTSTNITDVVNPQILQQGFSLTYLAMAVIAAMATMLTLFMLKTRPLD; from the coding sequence ATGACACCCCCTAAGACAATTTTTGGCAGTGTAGCGTTAGTTATTGCGCTAGGTTCATTAGAAAAAAGCATAGTCACGACGCCTTTACCCATGATAGGGCAAGAATTACATGCGGGAGAATTGCTGACATGGGTAGTTACCGCCTATCTTTTAGCTTCAACTGCGGTACTTCCTTTATATGGAAAATTGAGCGATATATTTGGACGAGTTCGGATGCTAAATATCAGCATTACGTTGTTTGTTCTTGGCGCTATCGCGTGTGGTCTCTCACAAGATATTAATACTTTGATTGCATCGCGTGTATTACAGGGAATTGGAGGTGGCGGTTTAATTGCACTAGCTTTTACTGTGATCGCTGACTCTATACCTGCTAAAGAAGTGGGCAAGTACCAAGGTTATATCTCTGCTGTTTATGCTGTTTCTAGTATTGCTGGGCCATTGCTCGGCGGTTTTTTTACTGAGCATTTAACATGGCGCTGGGTTTTTTGGATAAATATACCACTTGGAATATTGGCAGTATGGTTGATCAATAAAAATCTAAATCATTTAAGTGTTTGCCGTAAGAGTCGTTTTGATTGGTGTGGCGCGCTACTCTTAATGGTAGCGACAACCTTATTGCTATTGATTATCTCGCCAGAGGCGAATTTATCGAAAAGCATACTCGTTGCATTATTTCTTTTCGTTATTGGTATGCTCATTGTGGTTGAACGAGCGGTATCTGACCCTATTTTACCGCGTAAGTTATTTCAATTATCAGGCTACATAACAAGTGTATTTTTGATCTTGTGTTCACAATTATTAATGTTTGCTATGTTGGTATATTTACCATTACAAATGCAGTGGCAGCAAGGGATGACGGCATCGAAAAGCGGCATGATCATGGTGATTTTTATGTTTAGCATTACCACTGGCGCGTATTTTGCCGGCAAGTATATTGCTAAAACAGGGTTCTATAAGCGTGTCGTTGTTATTGGCTTTGTTTTGACAACATGTGCACTCGCGCAATTATATTTTTCTTTTCATGTACATATATCATTGGCATTTGCGGGTTTAGGGCTTGGCTTTACCTTGCCTGCGCTTAGTGTTGTTGTTCAGCATATTTTACCGCCCCAAGATCGCGGTATTGGGATGTCAATGTTTAGCTTTGGGCGGGAACTTGGTGGTGCTATTGGGGTAGCCGTTTGTTCGGCTATCTTTCATAGCCAAGTAACTTCTACGAATATTACAGATGTCGTTAATCCACAGATCTTACAACAGGGTTTTAGTTTAACTTATTTAGCCATGGCAGTTATTGCAGCTATGGCCACCATGCTGACGTTATTTATGTTAAAAACACGACCACTTGATTAG
- a CDS encoding acyl-CoA desaturase, which translates to MTTQQQKPPVLWLNVAVFSVTLLVAIIGVPLYAYQYGFDWAQILMLVVAFSFCGMSITAGYHRLWSHKTYQANAMLRFIFAIGGAFALQNSILHWSSDHRIHHRHVDNNDKDPYSAKKGFFYSHIGWMLRDYQASRYYDYDNCRDLQKDKIVMWQHKYYLWLAIGTNFGIPLAFGFIHGDIWGALLLVGFLRLVLSHHTTFFINSLAHIWGSQPYTDRNTARDNGLLAFLTFGEGYHNYHHIFENDYRNGICWWQFDPTKWLIKACSWIGWTRNLKVTPADRIEKTKAKMQFKRIQQQLSKMPNNVARLTQLQQEYEALIAKISDYYQAKKRLLDMEKQKIANSYDNFEFIQQYKSMQARLEQQRRAWKGLTQQYTM; encoded by the coding sequence ATGACAACTCAACAGCAAAAACCCCCTGTACTTTGGTTAAATGTCGCCGTTTTTAGTGTGACGTTACTCGTTGCGATTATTGGTGTTCCGCTTTATGCGTATCAATATGGTTTCGATTGGGCACAAATATTAATGTTAGTTGTAGCATTTAGCTTTTGTGGTATGTCTATAACTGCGGGATATCACCGTTTATGGTCGCATAAAACTTATCAAGCGAATGCAATGCTCCGTTTCATCTTTGCAATTGGCGGTGCATTTGCATTGCAAAATAGTATTTTACATTGGTCTTCAGATCATCGCATTCATCACCGACATGTTGATAACAATGATAAAGATCCTTATTCAGCAAAAAAGGGTTTCTTTTATAGCCATATTGGTTGGATGTTGCGTGATTATCAAGCGAGTCGATACTATGACTACGACAATTGCCGTGATTTACAAAAAGATAAAATAGTTATGTGGCAGCATAAATATTATCTATGGCTAGCGATTGGTACCAATTTTGGTATTCCATTAGCGTTCGGGTTTATTCATGGTGATATTTGGGGAGCACTATTGCTTGTTGGCTTTCTACGATTAGTACTAAGCCATCATACGACTTTTTTCATCAATTCATTGGCGCATATTTGGGGGTCTCAGCCTTATACTGATAGAAATACCGCTCGTGATAACGGATTATTGGCTTTTTTAACTTTTGGTGAGGGCTATCATAACTATCACCATATTTTTGAAAATGACTATCGAAATGGTATTTGCTGGTGGCAGTTTGACCCAACTAAATGGTTGATTAAGGCATGTTCATGGATAGGTTGGACAAGAAATTTAAAAGTTACGCCTGCTGACCGAATTGAAAAAACCAAAGCAAAAATGCAATTTAAACGAATCCAACAACAATTGAGTAAGATGCCGAATAATGTCGCAAGGCTAACGCAGCTTCAGCAAGAGTATGAAGCTTTGATTGCTAAAATTTCAGATTATTATCAAGCAAAAAAGCGTTTGCTTGATATGGAGAAGCAAAAAATAGCCAACAGCTATGATAATTTTGAGTTCATTCAGCAATATAAATCTATGCAAGCCCGACTAGAGCAACAACGGCGAGCATGGAAGGGTTTGACGCAGCAATATACGATGTAA
- a CDS encoding NADH:ubiquinone oxidoreductase produces the protein MKLALIFLLSSIGGVLSGDHFHSFAAGFGIAAVSVGTAYWLAFRSTRYPQLALLLLLMGMMAKLSITIVGVMWGLKAEVINSPFVFSLSYLFFSIVVTYGYFKLREFQMSLASKRVVINTQQEERDESNNKTPKQLSHLTTN, from the coding sequence ATGAAACTAGCATTGATTTTCTTACTGTCATCGATCGGTGGTGTTTTATCTGGTGACCATTTTCATTCATTTGCTGCCGGCTTTGGTATTGCAGCCGTTTCTGTAGGAACAGCATATTGGCTAGCATTTCGTTCAACGCGCTACCCGCAATTAGCATTGTTATTACTATTAATGGGAATGATGGCTAAACTTTCCATCACGATTGTTGGTGTTATGTGGGGATTAAAAGCTGAAGTTATTAACTCACCGTTTGTATTCTCGTTATCTTACTTATTCTTCTCTATTGTCGTTACATATGGCTATTTCAAATTAAGAGAGTTTCAAATGTCTTTGGCTAGTAAGCGTGTTGTTATCAATACACAGCAAGAAGAAAGAGATGAAAGTAACAATAAAACGCCAAAACAGTTATCTCATCTAACTACTAATTAA
- a CDS encoding L,D-transpeptidase family protein, which yields MYRALLLSLTCLVSSAVNAIEYQLPTDGSNIVGTPNYYEVQKGDSLADIANKYNVGFLGMMAANKGIDPFLPAPGRLLEVPTKVVLPDVAHKGIVVNLAELRLYYFPKDDASKVYIFPIGIGRVGRETPSMTTSINEKVKNPTWTPPASIRKEHAARGDILPAVVPAGPDNPLGDYKMRLAYGHGEYLIHGTNKDFGIGMRVSGGCIRMNPWDVEWLFPHVALGTQVRIINQPVKYSVEPNGQIVVEVHSPLSKDESQMGEKKVVTAPAKLIDDLNYNNDAYQVLTKALDNQTGIPVVLN from the coding sequence TTGTACCGCGCATTGCTTCTTTCACTTACTTGTTTGGTATCATCTGCTGTAAATGCAATTGAATATCAATTACCAACCGATGGTAGTAATATCGTTGGTACACCTAATTACTACGAAGTACAAAAAGGGGATAGTCTCGCTGATATTGCCAATAAGTATAATGTCGGATTTTTAGGCATGATGGCTGCGAATAAAGGCATTGATCCTTTTCTTCCTGCTCCTGGACGTTTACTTGAAGTTCCAACAAAGGTTGTTTTACCTGATGTTGCTCACAAGGGCATTGTGGTTAATCTTGCTGAACTTCGTCTGTATTACTTTCCAAAAGACGATGCATCAAAAGTTTATATCTTCCCTATTGGTATCGGTCGAGTTGGACGTGAAACCCCAAGTATGACAACAAGTATCAATGAAAAAGTGAAGAATCCAACGTGGACACCTCCAGCATCTATTCGTAAAGAACATGCTGCAAGGGGAGATATTCTTCCTGCAGTTGTACCTGCTGGCCCTGATAATCCATTAGGTGACTATAAAATGCGTTTAGCTTATGGTCATGGAGAATATCTAATTCACGGTACTAATAAAGATTTTGGTATTGGTATGCGCGTTAGTGGTGGCTGTATTCGTATGAACCCATGGGATGTTGAGTGGTTATTCCCACATGTTGCGTTAGGAACACAAGTTCGCATTATTAATCAACCAGTAAAGTATTCAGTTGAACCTAACGGACAGATCGTTGTTGAAGTTCATTCACCATTATCGAAAGATGAATCACAAATGGGTGAAAAGAAAGTGGTAACAGCGCCAGCAAAACTGATTGATGATTTGAATTACAACAATGATGCTTATCAGGTACTCACCAAGGCATTAGATAATCAAACTGGTATTCCTGTTGTTTTAAATTAA
- a CDS encoding chemotaxis protein CheV produces MATILDSVNQRTQLVGENRLELLIFRLNSQQLFAINVFKVREVVKVPHLNSLPGSHVNVKGVASIRGVSIPVIDLRTSIGMKETDINELSNLIVTEYNGSVQAFLVGQVMNIVNMTWKDIQPPPDQVGKNNYLTAICEIHRDNQKQLVGIIDVEKVLANIIDYNIKISDELLNRDISQHLQGHKILIVDDSPTARNQIKSTLAQIGIEVFEANNGQQAYNLLDQWCNEGKTVTDEILMMFTDAEMPEMDGYRLTHKIRHDPRMSNLYITLNTSLSGSFNEAMTVKVGCNKFISKFQPDLIVEVVHNRMMEKLAEHNH; encoded by the coding sequence ATGGCAACAATTCTTGATAGTGTTAATCAACGAACCCAATTAGTTGGCGAAAATAGGCTAGAACTACTTATCTTCAGACTGAACAGTCAGCAACTATTCGCTATTAATGTATTTAAAGTCCGTGAAGTTGTTAAAGTACCTCATCTGAATTCCCTTCCAGGATCGCATGTTAATGTTAAAGGGGTAGCATCTATTCGTGGCGTATCAATCCCTGTTATCGATCTTCGGACCTCAATAGGTATGAAAGAAACCGATATTAATGAACTGAGTAACCTAATAGTGACTGAATATAATGGTTCGGTGCAGGCATTTTTAGTCGGACAAGTAATGAATATCGTCAACATGACTTGGAAAGATATTCAGCCACCACCCGATCAAGTTGGCAAGAATAATTACCTTACAGCTATTTGTGAAATACATCGTGATAACCAAAAACAGCTTGTCGGTATTATTGATGTTGAAAAGGTGCTCGCTAATATTATTGATTACAATATTAAAATTTCTGACGAATTATTGAACAGAGATATAAGTCAGCATCTACAAGGACATAAAATTCTCATTGTTGATGACTCCCCTACCGCGCGTAATCAAATTAAGTCAACACTCGCTCAAATTGGCATCGAAGTCTTTGAAGCAAACAATGGTCAACAAGCCTATAACTTACTAGATCAATGGTGCAATGAAGGTAAAACGGTAACCGATGAAATATTGATGATGTTTACTGATGCAGAAATGCCTGAGATGGATGGCTACCGACTTACTCATAAAATTCGTCATGATCCTCGTATGTCAAACTTATACATAACACTCAATACCTCATTGAGTGGAAGTTTCAATGAAGCAATGACTGTCAAAGTCGGATGCAATAAGTTTATCTCAAAATTCCAACCAGATCTGATTGTTGAAGTTGTACATAACCGAATGATGGAAAAATTAGCAGAGCATAACCATTAA